Proteins co-encoded in one Quercus robur chromosome 8, dhQueRobu3.1, whole genome shotgun sequence genomic window:
- the LOC126696849 gene encoding uncharacterized protein LOC126696849: MTKNLTSTSETLPAAAAMELDLDSFLNSPLTSDDDDDDDNKGNQHNLYSIPHRTIDEILNASDSSTSSPPTSPPSIYSRVSDPKHDQDQDDTVSVSTTKQPSSDFSSIPAQHHDENPSLHSRPGSSSFSRARPGINYPDDPFKRLSNSKPLPSLFGGVRSNAKPGAALAAAVAASRALPTPHAAAIKSRRAASGSFQKVLEDSDAVSVSASDELSSNSEIRNTKEDEVLEGVIGNEGFAQGSSVKEVESEAENVVQVDGLKVSSNHEELLRTSADLVSNFDIIEPRIGSSSISVEEEKNNVNVDENASVLDRSSEILNSEEDKVDHLEEKVEEESTIEALETQQQVNVLEDTEVGGGDDDDASSLSDITELVEERIGQLESRRISKRAEKKSRAASMKPLELAEELEKKHASTGLHWEEGAAAQPMRLEGVRRGSTTLGYFDLDADNAITRTISSQAFRRDHGSPQALAVHTNYIAIGMSKGVILVVPSKYSGYNADHMDPKMSMLGLQGDRSHAPVTSMCFNQQGDLLLAGYGDGHITVWDVQRSSSAKVITGEHTTPVVHTLFLGQDSQVTRQFKAVTGDSKGLVLLHAFSVVPLLNRFSIKTQCLLDGQKTGIVLSASPVLFDEFSGGASLSSQGNNAVSSSSLGSMMGGVVGGDAGWKLFNEGSSLAEEGVVIFVTHQTALVVRLTPTLEVYSQLSKPDGVREGSMPYTAWKCMTKSRSLPSENVPVEASERVYLLAIAWDRKVQVAKLIKSELKVYGKWSLDSAAIGVAWLDDQILVVLTSTGQLCLFAKDGTVIHQTSFSLDGYGGDDLVAYHTHFINIYGNPEKAFHNCIAVRGASVYILGPMHLAVSRLLPWKERIQVLRKAGDWMGALNMSMTLYDGQAHGVIDLPRTLDAVQEAIMPYLVELLLSYVDEVFSYISVAFCNQVEKMEPLDNPNSRSSSVHSEIKEQYTRVGGVAVEFCVHIKRTDILFDEIFSKFVAVQQRDTFLELLEPYILKDMLGSLPPEIMQALVEHYSSKGWLQRVEQCVLHMDISSLDFNQVVRLCREHGLYGALVYLFNKGLDDFRAPLEELLVVLRNSQKESAAALGYRMLVYLKYCFSGLAFPPGQGTLPPTRLPSLRTELLQFLLEHSDAPNSKAVSSLSSGGAYLNLYHLLQLDTEATLDVLRCAFVEDEIPKPKLSSHDSADENTKPKIENDNGCQNMLVQDTVNSLICILNRDISQTERSDSEDISGLVEEWPSKKDIGHMFEFIAYYVACERANVSRSVLSQILEYLTSQNNFPTSVSSHHITSTRREKQVLALLEVVPEIDWNASYVLGLCERAQFYQVCGFIHTIRHEYLAALDSYMKDVDEPIHAFSFINKTLLQLSDNERASFQSAVISRIPELVDLSREGTFLLFIGHFNKEGLHILSELRSHPRSLFLYLKTVIEVHLSGTLNFSSLRRDDFVDPSDGIRLKDQSKGLEAYLEKISDFPKLMRNDPVEVTDDMIELYLELLCQYEPGSVLKFLETFDSYRVEHCLRLCQEYGIIDAAAFLLERVGDVGSALLLTLSGLDSKFVELDTAVGNVVSDVALSSAADTKHLRTVLNMKEVNEISNILNACIGLCQRNTPRLNPEESETLWFRLLDSFCEPLMDSYGDEMVSRGENHVPLLTESSVSREDEACIVNWRISKSHRGAHILRKLFSQFIKEIVEGMIGYVRLPTIMSKLLSDNGSQEFGDFKLTILGMLGIYGFERRILDTAKSLIEDDTFYTMSLLKKGASHAYAPRSPICCICNCLFSKNSSSFSIRVFNCGHATHLQCEVPENEASSRGASSGCPVCMPKKKSHKARNKSILAENGLVSKFSSRPQQSHGTSILHPHESDALENFYGLQQISRFEILTNLQKDQRLVQIEHMPQLRLAPPAVYHERVKKGTDIFAGESSNGLAKIEKQSKSKQLRELRVKGSSLRFPLKSSIFGKEKTSKR, translated from the exons AGACCCGGAATTAATTACCCGGACGATCCGTTTAAAAGGCTCTCGAACTCGAAGCCGTTACCGTCGCTTTTCGGTGGTGTGAGATCGAATGCGAAGCCGGGGGCAGCGCTTGCGGCGGCAGTGGCAGCCTCCAGGGCTCTCCCGACCCCGCACGCCGCCGCGATCAAGTCTAGGAGGGCTGCCAGTGGAAGCTTCCAGAAGGTTCTTGAAGATTCCGATGCGGTTTCGGTCTCGGCCTCGGATGAATTGAGCTCTAATAGTGAAATTCGTAATACCAAAGAGGATGAGGTTTTGGAAGGTGTGATTGGGAATGAGGGTTTTGCTCAGGGTTCTAGTGTTAAAGAGGTCGAAAGCGAAGCCGAAAATGTGGTTCAAGTAGACGGATTAAAGGTTAGTAGTAATCATGAAGAATTGCTGCGAACAAGTGCTGATTTAGTTTCTAATTTTGATATCATTGAGCCGCGGATTGGTTCTTCGTCCATAAGTGTCgaggaggaaaaaaacaatGTAAATGTAGATGAGAATGCTTCTGTGCTTGACAGGAGCTCTGAAATTTTGAACTCAGAAGAAGATAAGGTTGATCATTTGGAAGAGAAGGTAGAGGAGGAATCGACAATTGAGGCATTGGAAACACAGCAACAAGTGAATGTTTTGGAAGATACTGAGGTGGGTGGTggcgatgatgatgatgcaagTTCATTGAGTGATATTACTGAACTTGTGGAAGAGAGAATTGGGCAATTGGAGAGCAGGAGGATTAGTAAGAGAGCGGAGAAGAAATCCCGGGCTGCTTCTATGAAGCCATTGGAGTTGGCTGAGGAGCTTGAGAAGAAGCATGCTTCTACTGGTTTGCATTGGGAAGAGGGTGCAGCTGCTCAGCCAATGAGGCTTGAGGGCGTACGGAGAGGATCAACCACATTAGGATACTTTGATCTTGATGCGGATAATGCTATTACAAGGACCATTTCTTCTCAGGCATTCAGGAGAGATCATGGTTCACCTCAAGCTTTGGCTGTTCATACTAATTATATTGCAATTGGAATGTCAAAAGGGGTCATTCTCGTTGTGCCCAGTAAATATTCCGGTTATAATGCTGACCACATGGATCCAAAG ATGTCGATGCTTGGTCTGCAAGGTGATAGGTCTCATGCCCCTGTAACTTCCATGTGCTTTAATCAGCAAGGGGACCTGCTCTTAGCTGGTTATGGTGATGGTCATATTACTGTTTGGGATGTGCAGAGATCATCATCAGCAAAAGTTATTACTGGAGAGCATACAACACCAGTAGTACATACATTATTTCTGGGGCAGGATTCTCAGGTTACTCGTCAATTTAAAGCAGTTACTGGTGATAGTAAGGGTCTCGTTCTGTTGCATGCTTTCTCAGTTGTTCCCTTGCTCAATAGGTTCTCCATCAAAACCCAG TGTCTTCTTGATGGACAAAAAACGGGAATTGTGCTATCAGCTTCACCGGTCCTTTTTGATGAATTCTCTGGAGGTGCTTCCCTGTCCTCTCAGGGAAACAATGCGGTTTCATCCAGCAGTCTTGGTAGTATGATGGGAGGTGTAGTAGGTGGAGATGCTGGCTGGAAACTCTTTAATGAAGGCTCTTCTTTAGCTGAAGAAGGTGTGGTCATATTTGTCACCCATCAAACTGCTCTGGTG GTAAGGCTTACTCCTACTTTGGAAGTCTATTCGCAGCTTTCTAAGCCAGATGGGGTTCGAGAGGGTTCTATGCCTTATACTGCGTGGAAATGCATGACAAAATCACGCAGTTTGCCTAGTG AAAACGTGCCTGTGGAAGCATCAGAGAGAGTCTACTTGCTCGCAATTGCTTGGGACCGAAAAGTTCAGGTTGCAAAGTTAATCAAATCAGAGCTAAAAGTATATGGGAAATGGTCTCTTGACAGTGCAGCTATAGGTGTGGCTTGGTTGGATGATCAG ATACTGGTTGTTCTTACATCAACTGGACAACTCTGTCTGTTTGCTAAGGATGGAACTGTGATTCACCAAACAAGTTTTTCTCTGGATGGTTATGGTGGAGATGATCTTGTTGCATACCATACCCACTTTATTAATATCTATGGAAATCCTGAGAAAGCTTTTCACAATTGCATAGCTGTAAGAGGAGCTTCAGTATACATCCTTGGACCTATGCATCTTGCTGTTTCTCGCCTTCTCCCATGGAAGGAACGGATTCAGGTTCTGCGGAAAGCAGGTGACTGGATGGGTGCACTGAACATGTCAATGACACTTTATGATGGCCAGGCGCATGGTGTTATTGACCTTCCTAGAACCTTGGATGCTGTACAGGAGGCCATAATGCCCTACCTTGTGGAGTTGCTTTTGTCATATGTAGATGAagtattttcttatatttcggTGGCATTTTGCAACCAAGTTGAGAAAATGGAACCACTGGACAACCCAAATAGTAGAAGCAGTTCTGTGCACTCTGAAATAAAAGAGCAATACACTCGTGTTGGTGGAGTTGCTGTGGAATTCTGTGTTCATATCAAGAGGACTGACATCCTTTTCGATGAAATTTTCTCCAAGTTTGTGGCGGTACAACAGAGAG ACACATTTTTGGAGCTTTTGGAACCATATATATTGAAGGACATGCTTGGATCACTGCCTCCTGAG attATGCAAGCACTTGTAGAACATTACAGCAGCAAAGGATGGTTACAACGAGTTGAACAATGCGTCCTTCACATGGATATCTCTTCTTTGGATTTCAATCAG GTTGTTAGGTTATGTAGAGAGCATGGATTATATGGTGCTCTGGTGTATCTCTTCAATAAAGGATTGGATGATTTTAGGGCTCCTTTAGAGGAGCTGTTGGTGGTCTTGCGAAATAGTCAAAAGGAGAGTGCTGCTGCCCTTGG GTACCGGATGCTTGTTTATCTAAAATACTGCTTTTCAGGTCTTGCTTTTCCTCCAG GACAAGGAACTCTGCCCCCTACACGCTTGCCATCTCTTAGAACAGAACTTCTGCAATTTCTATTAGAACATTCTGATGCCCCTAACTCAAAAGCTGTTTCAAGCTTATCATCTGGAGGAGCATACCTGAACCTGTATCATCTCTTACAGTTAGATACTGAAGCTACTTTAGATGTTTTGAGATGTGCTTTTGTAGAAGATGAAATCCCAAAACCAAAACTTTCATCACATGATTCAGCAGATGAAAATACAAAgccaaaaatagagaatgaCAATGGATGTCAAAATATGTTGGTCCAAGATACAGTGAACTCTCTTATTTGTATTCTTAATAGGGACATTTCCCAAACAGAGAGATCAGATAGTGAAGATATCAGTGGATTGGTTGAAGAATGGCCTTCTAAGAAAGACATAGGCCATATGTTTGAGTTTATAGCATACTATGTTGCATGTGAAAGAGCTAATGTCTCAAGAAGTGTCCTGAGTCAGATTTTAGAATACTTGacatcacaaaataattttccaactaGTGTTTCCTCACATCACATAACTTCAACAAGAAGGGAGAAGCAGGTGCTTGCCCTTCTAGAAGTAGTGCCTGAGATTGACTGGAATGCTTCTTATGTATTAGGCCTATGTGAGAGAGCACAATTTTACCAG gtttGTGGCTTCATTCATACTATCAGACATGAGTATCTTGCTGCTTTGGATAGCTACATGAAGGATGTAGATGAACCCATTCATGCTTTCTCCTTTATCAACAAAACATTATTACAGCTGAGTGATAATGAACGTGCTAGTTTTCAATCAGCGGTCATTTCTCGTATACCTGAGCTGGTTGATTTAAGCag AGAGGGAACATTCTTGTTGTTCATCGGTCATTTCAACAAAGAAGGTTTGCATATCCTGTCTGAACTCCGCTCTCATCCAAGAAGCCTATTCCTTTATTTAAAAACGGTCATTGAGGTTCACTTATCTGGCActctcaatttttcttctttaagaCGAGATGATTTTGTGGATCCTTCTGATGGAATAAGGTTGAAGGATCAGTCAAAAGGACTTGAGGCTTACTTGGAAAAAATCTCTGATTTCCCCAAGTTAATGCGTAATGATCCAGTTGAAGTGACTGATGATATGATTGAGCTTTATCTAGAG CTATTATGTCAGTATGAACCTGGTTCAGTTCTCAAATTCCTTGAGACCTTTGATAGCTATCGTGTGGAACACTGTCTACGCCTGTGTCAGGAATATGGGATTATAGATGCTGCTGCCTTCTTGTTAGAAAGGGTTGGTGATGTGGGGAGTGCTCTTTTACTTACACTTTCAGGCCTTGACAGTAAATTTGTTGAGCTTGATACTGCTGTTGGAAATGTGGTTTCTGATGTGGCTTTGAGTTCTGCTGCTGATACAAAGCATCTCAGGACTGTATTAAATATGAAGGAG GTGAATGAAATTAGCAATATATTGAATGCCTGTATTGGATTATGTCAGCGGAACACCCCTCGCTTGAACCCTGAGGAGTCAGAGACGCTCTGGTTCAGATTACTTGACTC GTTTTGTGAACCTTTGATGGATTCATATGGTGATGAAATGGTATCTAGAGGAGAAAATCATGTTCCACTGCTGACCGAATCATCAGTCTCACGTGAGGATGAAGCATGCATAGTTAATTGGAGAATATCAAAATCGCACAGAGGGGCTCATATCTTGAGGAAATTGTTCTCTCAGTTCATCAAAGAGATTGTTGAGGGAATGATAGGATATGTTCGCCTTCCAACCATCATGTCCAAACTCCTCTCTGATAATGGCAGCCAGGAATTTGGTGATTTTAAACTTACCATACTGGGCATGCTTGGAATATATGGCTTTGAAAGGCGAATTCTG GACACTGCCAAATCCTTAATAGAGGATGATACATTCTATACCATGAGCTTACTTAAGAAGGGGGCCTCTCATGCGTATGCACCCCGGAGTCCTATATGTTGTATATGTAATTGCCTTTTCTCGAAGAATTCTTCTAGCTTTAGCATTCGTGTTTTTAATTGTGGTCATGCAACACATCTTCAATGTGAAGTTCCGGAAAATGAGGCATCAAGTAGAGGTGCCTCATCTGGATGCCCAGTTTGTATGCCGAAGAAGAAATCACACAAAGCAAGAAATAAATCGATTCTTGCAGAAAATGGTTTAGTAAGTAAATTTTCGTCCAGGCCACAACAATCACATGGAACTAGTATTCTACACCCCCATGAAAGTGATGCATTAGAGAATTTCTATGGGCTTCAGCAAATTTCACGG TTTGAGATCTTGACTAATTTGCAAAAGGACCAGAGATTAGTTCAAATAGAACACATGCCTCAGTTGAGGCTTGCACCGCCAGCTGTTTATCATGAAAGGGTAAAGAAAGGAACAGATATTTTTGCAGGAGAAAGTAGCAATGGCCTTGCGAAAATAGAGAAACAAAGTAAAAGCAAGCAATTAAGGGAGCTAAGAGTAAAAGGATCATCTCTTCGGTTCCCTTTAAAATCAAGTATATTTG GCAAGGAGAAGACCAGCAAGCGGTAA
- the LOC126696851 gene encoding pyruvate dehydrogenase E1 component subunit alpha-3, chloroplastic produces the protein MSLTTSTKFAQPLPLNTTSSRSKEHKLLFGPFRTNSFLGSAHKLRFNSLSKSNQTNLHRRSAIVAVSDVVKEKKSKPSTNLLITKEEGLELYEDMVLGRAFEDMCAQMYYRGKMFGFVHLYNGQEAVSTGFIKLLKQEDSVASTYRDHVHSLSKGVSARAVMSELFGKATGCCRGQGGSMHMFSKEHNVLGGFAFIGEGIPVATGAAFSSKYRREVLKEADCDHVTVAFFGDGTCNNGQFFECLNMAALWKLPIVFVVENNLWAIGMSHVRATSDPEIWKKGPAFGMPGVHVDGMDVLKVREVAKEAIGRARRGEGPTLVECETYRFRGHSLADPDELRDPAEKAHYAARDPITALKRYMIDNNLVTEQELKTIEKKIDEVVEDAVEFADESPHPPRSQLLENVFADPKGFGIGPDGRYRCEDPKFTQGTAHV, from the exons ATGTCATTGACGACGTCCACCAAGTTCGCTCAGCCCCTTCCTCTGAACACCACTTCGTCCAGATCCAAGGAACACAAGCTCTTATTCGGTCCTTTCAGAACAAACTCTTTCCTCGGATCCGCTCACAAGCTGCGCTTCAATTCTCTCTCCAAATCCAATCAAACTAATCTCCACCGTCGATCCGCCATCGTTGCTGTATCCGATGTTGTCAAGGAAAAGAAGTCCAAACCCAGCACCAATCTG CTGATCACGAAAGAGGAAGGCTTGGAGCTCTATGAGGACATGGTATTGGGGAGAGCTTTTGAGGACATGTGTGCCCAGATGTATTACAGGGGCAAAATGTTTGGTTTCGTTCACCTCTACAATGGCCAAGAGGCTGTGTCAACTGGGTTTATCAAGCTTTTGAAGCAGGAAGATTCTGTGGCCAGCACATACCGTGATCACGTACATTCGCTGAGCAAAGGGGTCTCTGCTCGTGCTGTGATGAGTGAGCTCTTTGGAAAGGCTACTGGGTGTTGCCGAGGCCAGGGTGGTTCGATGCACATGTTCTCAAAAGAGCACAACGTGCTTGGTGGCTTTGCTTTCATTGGTGAAGGGATTCCTGTGGCTACTGGTGCAGCATTTTCCTCCAAATATAGGAGAGAGGTATTGAAGGAGGCAGATTGCGATCATGTGACAGTGGCATTTTTCGGAGATGGGACTTGTAACAATGGCCAGTTTTTTGAGTGTTTGAACATGGCAGCATTGTGGAAATTGCCAATTGTGTTTGTTGTGGAGAATAACTTGTGGGCTATTGGGATGTCACATGTGAGGGCGACTTCAGATCCTGAGATTTGGAAGAAAGGGCCTGCATTTGGGATGCCAGGTGTTCATGTTGATGGTATGGATGTTTTGAAGGTTAGGGAGGTGGCAAAGGAGGCAATTGGAAGAGCTAGGAGAGGAGAAGGGCCGACATTGGTGGAATGTGAGACATATAGGTTTAGAGGACACTCATTGGCTGATCCTGATGAGCTTCGTGACCCTG CTGAGAAGGCACACTATGCTGCTAGAGATCCCATTACAGCATTAAAGAGATACATGATTGACAACAATCTAGTCACTGAACAAGAGTTGAAGACCATAGAAAAGAAGATAGATGAGGTGGTTGAGGATGCTGTTGAGTTTGCAGATGAGAGCCCTCATCCACCTCGCAGTCAGCTATTGGAGAATGTGTTTGCAGATCCAAAAGGTTTTGGAATTGGACCTGATGGGAGATATAGATGCGAGGATCCCAAATTCACTCAAGGTACTGCTCATGTGTAA